Genomic DNA from Setaria italica strain Yugu1 chromosome V, Setaria_italica_v2.0, whole genome shotgun sequence:
AGTGTGATTTTGGCTATCCTAGATAATTTCAAGACAAAAAGGTATGTCTAGATTTCATTTTGGGTTTTCAAGTGCTAGTCATGTACTGCATTCAGGTATCAAGGACGCTCACTTGGCTATAAGATTTGTAGAACCAATTTAAAAATCTTATTGAAGCAGGCTCCGTGAAGTAGAGTTTTCAGTTAAATATGTTCTTTGGTTTTTGATAGGAATGTCTCTGAAGGTGGTCATGACAGGAAGAAATCTCGTGTGCTTGACTGGACTATGGATGATGACGATAGTTATCGACCTAATAGGTATTCTAATACATATACCATTACTAACAGATTAAATGTTCCATATATATTTATGGATCACATTGCATTATTGTTCGCAAAATGTCATTACTATCAGATTAAACGTTACATATATATTTGTGGATCACATTGCATTGTTTGCAAAATGTCTAATGACAGTTGGCCCGTGCCCAAGCCCTTTTGGTGTCATACCGGCGATCTTAAGAAGCATAAAGCTAAAATTTGGCGCAGAAGGCCCCCCATCTCATAGATATGCGAATGGAGATGATTGTACACATGGAAGCCATCAATTTTATTTCGGTTTGAGTTGTAATAACGAAAATAACCTGTTGCGACATCTATGGTACTGCCTTCTTAAGTGCGATGATACAATATTGTCTAGTACTATGTAGCAGTGCAAAGTATATATGGTGGTAAAGTTTTACTGCAACATCACTTGGTGTTGTGCTAAGTACTGTTGTTGAACTCAGAATCTTGAATCTTGAAGATGATTTGGCATGGGTAAGCTACACATCACATGCTCCAAATAGCAGCATTTTTTCGTACGGTCATCCGTGAAATCAAATGCTGAACTAATTTTTGGAAGGTCCATCCTTTTCATTTTCGTGTTATGACaacatttgttttcatttttttaatcattTGAAGCTTCAAAGTGTCATTCTTTTCGTTTTCGTGTTATGACaacatttgttttcatttttttaatcattTGAAGCTTCAAAGTGTCATACTGGTATGCTATATTATTGTTAGTTTGTTACTTGGTGGTGCTATGGAGACAATCGTCTAATTTTTTCCATCTGACTTTCACTTTCTTATGATGTACGAAATAGCGGACTATAGCAGTTGATGCTAGCTGCCGATACAACAGCGTTGTACTAATTAGCGGGCTATAACGGTGCTATAGTGGTTGAGCACAGCTCTACGCTAAAtcctatagcccgctattttgtaTGTTGCTTTCTTACGCCTCCTGAGAATACTCACATGAGATAAATCCTTTTCTcagaattaaaagaaaaggatttcAAAGGGCTGAAATAAAACCAAATCCAAAAGCAGCAATACAAAGGGGTTAACCGAGTAAACTCGGAAGAGGAAAAGGGGGAAGAGCAACACAGCAATGGAGGCGAGGGTTGCAGGAGTGCCCGAAGACGAGGAGTccggcctcctcccccgcccgtccgccgccggccgccgtccatCCTCGCGTGGTCCCCGCttgccgcctccaccgcctgcCTGGGCGACGGTGGACGGCCCCCTCGGGCTGCcgctggaggaggcggagggccaTGCCCGGCGCTTCTTCCTGTGGGGTTTCGCGTGCCTCCCCTTTCTCTGGGCCATCAACTGCTGCTACTTCTGGCCGCTCCTCCGCTCGCCGGCGGCATCCTCACCCGCCGCCTTCGGGCCCATCCGCCCCTGTAAGACTTGCGGTCCCTTCTTCCCCCTCCTCGTCCCATCTCTTTGTTCTCGTGTGAAAGATCTGATCTGTCGTAATGGCAATATGTGACGCGGCGGGGGCTTTGACCTGCTCTTTACCTTTCTGGATCGTATAATTTAGGTTCGAATCATCTCGTGCTGCATTTGACAGTAGCATCTTTAGTGATTTTCTTAGGACTTTGGATGCTGAAATATTTCATTGTTCACTAACTTTGTGCAGAAAGTGTAGTTGTAGGGGATCTCCAGAGATTAACCGAACCTAGTATGATTCTGGAGTAGATcggttcatttttttaaaataaactgGAGGCTACTGTTGATGTGTTATCTTTAGTTCAGGGAAACATTAATTCTATCTTGACAATTCGATTTTGTCTGCAGAATCAAACTGTACTTAGTATTGTTGTCTCAAAAGTGTACAATGAGTTGGGCCATCCCCTGAGTAAGAATTTGTTACATACAGTACATGTGATTGCATCAGCATTCTTTGCAATTGAGTATCACTTCTAATAGCAGCATTTTGTATGGGGCTATGGGCCACCTATGAATTTGAATGCTGaactaatttttggaagagacaACATAATCGTTCTTGTTATGACAATATTGAGGGCACCATTTTTAGAACCATTTGAGGTTTTTCATGTGGCATACTGTTACTCGTTGTTGGTTGCTATGAGGTTCACTAGGATATATGCCTATGGAGATAAGGGATTGATCCAATCTGTTTCATCTGAAAAGGCTTTCACTTTCTTACGCCTCTTGAGAATAGATGTCTAATTTCATAGAGCCATATTACTCACAGGAGCTAAACAGTGTAGTTGATCTCTAGTAGTTTGTTGATTGAATATGCAAATTATAAGCTTTGACTTCCTTTGGTAACTGCTATATAAACAAAAAAATCACAACTATAGGTTAACAAGCTCAACTGGTACCCTCTCTATCTTGTGGTGTTATCATTTCCAGTTTCTTACACATGTGAACATTCTGTGCAGATGTTGTGCGATCAGCGATTGGCTTTACCATATTTTCTGTTGTTCTGATCACTTGGGCCACGACTTTCATTGTTGGAGGCGAACGATTGTTTGGACCAGCGTGGAATGATCTCGTAATGTACAATGTTGCTGACAAGCTTGGCCTCTCTGGATTTATGGGATAGCCTCCGCTGGCTCCGACCATCTCACTGGTTGTACTCCATTGCTTTTCCCTGGAGGAGATAGTTTCGTCTTCGTGGGGCTTGGTACTATTTGCTGTTATCTAATATCAATGGCTGGTTAGACTGAAGGTTAGTGTGGGCTGTGTTGTAGAAAGGGATGAATGATTTGTGTTGGAGAGGTCATGTTACCATAGATCTGAGGTAAATATCTATGAAGAAACCGGACTCAAGGATAATGCTTTTGTATTGCTAGACATTCTGATATGTGTTTTATGATACGACGTTGCACCGTGCTTTGTGTCCGTTTTGCTGGTGTCCGTTTTGCTGGAATGAATCGGGCATTTGTATTCCCTCATATGAGAAATCAGACTCA
This window encodes:
- the LOC101767627 gene encoding probable gamma-secretase subunit PEN-2, which translates into the protein MEARVAGVPEDEESGLLPRPSAAGRRPSSRGPRLPPPPPAWATVDGPLGLPLEEAEGHARRFFLWGFACLPFLWAINCCYFWPLLRSPAASSPAAFGPIRPYVVRSAIGFTIFSVVLITWATTFIVGGERLFGPAWNDLVMYNVADKLGLSGFMG